In one Winogradskyella sp. MH6 genomic region, the following are encoded:
- a CDS encoding DUF2911 domain-containing protein has product MLKRILIVLSIIALGLLLYSVFVENIFAPRLSPKDTAKITLNDLNLKVEYNRPSKRERDIFGALVPYNKVWRTGANEATTFETNQDLMIDGILLKEGKYTLWTVPMENSWKVMFNTKQYEWGVNEKMEPMWDPNYDAIEIEVKKQDLDEIVEKFTIAFDNKTGNLKLTMAWDQTLIEIPLHIYPHKH; this is encoded by the coding sequence ATGCTAAAACGCATTCTTATTGTACTATCAATAATAGCTTTAGGTCTGTTATTGTATTCTGTTTTTGTTGAAAATATTTTTGCCCCTAGACTAAGTCCAAAGGATACTGCAAAAATTACCCTCAATGATTTAAACTTAAAGGTGGAATATAATAGACCATCCAAACGAGAGCGCGATATCTTTGGTGCACTTGTTCCATATAATAAAGTTTGGCGAACAGGTGCTAACGAAGCTACAACCTTTGAAACCAACCAAGATTTGATGATTGATGGTATACTTCTAAAAGAGGGAAAATACACATTATGGACCGTGCCAATGGAAAATTCGTGGAAAGTGATGTTTAATACAAAGCAGTATGAATGGGGAGTTAATGAGAAAATGGAACCTATGTGGGATCCAAACTACGATGCCATAGAAATTGAAGTTAAAAAACAAGATCTTGATGAAATCGTAGAGAAATTTACTATTGCGTTTGACAATAAAACAGGTAACCTAAAACTTACTATGGCATGGGATCAAACCTTAATTGAAATCCCTTTGCACATCTATCCACACAAACACTAA